In Shouchella patagoniensis, the following are encoded in one genomic region:
- the pruA gene encoding L-glutamate gamma-semialdehyde dehydrogenase, which produces MLPTYKHEPFTDFTVEENKQALLDAIKKVESELGGHYPLLINGERIETEQKITSYNPSNKEEIIGTTGKATKDHAEQAIEAASEAFKTWRKVTPAERANILVRAAALVRRRKHEFSALLVKEGGKPWKEADGDTAEGIDFMEYYARQMIELAEGKPVNSREGELNNYMYTPTGVTVVISPWNFAFAIMAGTTVAPLVTGNTVLLKPASTTPVIAAKFVEVLEEAGVPKGVINFVPGSGSEVGDYLVEHPKTALITFTGSRDVGVRLYERAAIVQKEQNHLKRVIVEMGGKDTVVVDNEADIDTAVEAIVVSAFGFSGQKCSAGSRAVIHADVYDEVLEKVIEKTNALTVGNPAEPNNNYMGPVIDQAAFDKITGYIEVGKEEGKLVAGGKSDDSTGYFIHPTIFADVDPKARVMQEEIFGPVLAISKASSYDEALEIANNTEYGLTGAVITNNREKIEQAKYDFHVGNLYFNRNCTGAIVGYHPFGGFKMSGTDSKAGGPDYLALHMQAKTISEMY; this is translated from the coding sequence ATGTTACCAACTTACAAACATGAACCATTTACAGATTTTACAGTCGAAGAAAACAAACAGGCGTTACTTGACGCTATTAAAAAAGTTGAATCCGAACTCGGCGGCCACTACCCTCTACTTATTAATGGTGAGCGAATTGAAACCGAACAGAAGATCACTTCTTATAATCCATCAAACAAAGAAGAAATCATTGGAACAACTGGAAAAGCAACAAAAGACCATGCAGAACAAGCAATCGAAGCTGCAAGCGAAGCGTTTAAAACGTGGCGAAAAGTGACACCAGCAGAAAGAGCGAATATTCTTGTACGCGCTGCAGCCCTTGTTCGTCGTCGCAAACATGAATTTTCAGCATTGCTTGTAAAAGAAGGCGGAAAACCTTGGAAAGAAGCTGATGGTGACACGGCGGAAGGCATTGACTTTATGGAATACTATGCTCGTCAAATGATCGAACTTGCTGAAGGGAAACCAGTCAATAGCCGTGAAGGTGAATTAAATAACTACATGTATACACCAACTGGCGTAACTGTGGTTATTTCTCCTTGGAACTTCGCCTTTGCAATTATGGCTGGAACAACAGTTGCCCCTCTTGTTACAGGTAATACAGTATTACTTAAACCGGCTAGTACAACTCCAGTTATCGCGGCAAAATTTGTTGAAGTATTAGAAGAAGCTGGTGTACCAAAAGGAGTAATCAACTTCGTTCCAGGAAGCGGTAGTGAAGTTGGCGATTACCTTGTTGAGCATCCAAAAACAGCATTAATTACATTTACCGGCTCACGTGACGTAGGTGTCCGTCTATATGAGCGCGCAGCAATCGTTCAAAAAGAACAAAATCACCTCAAACGTGTCATTGTAGAAATGGGTGGTAAAGACACAGTTGTTGTTGATAATGAGGCTGATATCGATACAGCTGTGGAAGCAATTGTTGTTTCTGCATTTGGTTTCTCAGGCCAAAAATGTTCCGCTGGGTCACGTGCCGTTATTCATGCCGATGTTTATGATGAAGTATTAGAAAAAGTCATTGAAAAAACAAATGCATTAACAGTTGGTAACCCTGCTGAACCAAACAATAATTATATGGGACCAGTCATTGATCAAGCGGCATTTGACAAGATTACAGGCTACATTGAGGTAGGCAAAGAAGAAGGCAAACTTGTTGCTGGAGGAAAGAGTGATGACAGTACTGGTTATTTCATTCATCCAACCATTTTTGCAGATGTTGATCCAAAAGCGCGCGTGATGCAAGAAGAAATTTTTGGACCTGTTTTAGCAATCAGCAAAGCGTCCAGCTATGACGAAGCACTGGAGATTGCAAATAACACGGAATATGGTTTAACTGGTGCAGTTATTACAAATAACCGTGAAAAAATCGAACAGGCGAAATATGATTTCCATGTTGGCAATCTTTATTTCAACCGTAATTGTACTGGAGCGATTGTTGGCTACCATCCATTTGGAGGATTCAAAATGTCTGGAACGGATTCAAAAGCCGGTGGCCCGGATTATCTTGCACTGCATATGCAAGCAAAAACCATTTCAGAGATGTATTAA
- a CDS encoding spore coat protein yields the protein MEFQQPQSQQNSQTSNVPPVMNHGGHEIFDVHEVLSGSLNILNTYTLLSPHVEDPELRDILDRQKQFMTEEYNLTQECFKTGQDPSKATQSYKMQQGNDFIYGMKPGSAPKKPLQTPDELNDENIALNMLNSIKGMAPVKTNAAMEVTNPVVRRVLADSLPNCIEMAYEISLYQNKHGFYQVPQLPQQDMQQIQNGYAPAPVQNTPPPQ from the coding sequence ATGGAATTTCAACAACCGCAAAGTCAACAAAATAGTCAAACGAGTAATGTGCCACCCGTAATGAATCATGGTGGTCATGAAATCTTTGATGTTCACGAAGTATTATCAGGTTCATTAAATATCTTAAATACCTACACATTGTTAAGTCCCCATGTAGAGGATCCAGAACTACGAGATATTTTAGATCGTCAAAAACAATTTATGACTGAGGAATATAACTTGACTCAAGAGTGTTTCAAAACAGGGCAAGATCCTTCCAAAGCTACACAGAGCTACAAGATGCAACAAGGCAACGATTTTATATATGGTATGAAACCAGGAAGCGCCCCTAAAAAGCCGTTGCAAACCCCTGATGAACTTAATGATGAAAACATCGCTCTTAACATGTTGAATTCTATAAAAGGGATGGCCCCAGTTAAAACAAATGCGGCAATGGAGGTTACAAACCCTGTAGTTCGCCGTGTTCTTGCCGACTCCCTTCCTAACTGTATAGAAATGGCTTATGAGATATCACTTTACCAAAATAAGCATGGATTTTATCAAGTACCACAACTTCCTCAGCAAGATATGCAGCAGATTCAAAATGGCTACGCACCTGCTCCCGTTCAAAACACTCCACCCCCACAATAA
- a CDS encoding MGDG synthase family glycosyltransferase has translation MRNQPLIFSASIGNGHNQAAKALQHEFNNQGLHPEIVDTFHTISPSLHNLMLSSYIRLLKLSPLIWRKLYFYAEEHPLFLLLDRFGTFFVEQLYSIINKQDCSFIISTHPFVTAFLTRVKQIKQLDIPLYTVITDFVLHPAYIRQEIDCYFTASSQIEEFAILHNVPSQLFYSTGIPISNNDCLQISKWKARYDLGLAQDKKTLLIAGGGSGLINYVRVIRALEHLPHPIQIVCMVGHNHRAKQSILRQNSKHTVKIIDFTDKFLLYLKASDGILSKAGGLTMAEALACETPIIIYNPIPGHEEQNANYLINAGAAVKVNRCIQLPGVLERVLYQKFYYTKMQYHARMVKKPNAANHIVERILMLFEQQESR, from the coding sequence ATGAGAAATCAGCCATTGATTTTTTCTGCATCAATTGGTAATGGCCACAATCAGGCCGCTAAAGCTCTACAACATGAATTTAATAATCAAGGACTTCATCCTGAAATTGTTGATACGTTCCACACAATTAGTCCAAGTCTTCATAACCTGATGCTTAGCAGCTATATTCGCTTGCTAAAGCTAAGTCCTTTAATATGGAGAAAACTTTATTTTTATGCAGAAGAACATCCATTGTTTTTATTATTAGATCGCTTTGGTACATTTTTTGTTGAACAATTATATTCAATAATCAATAAGCAGGACTGTTCGTTTATCATTTCAACTCATCCTTTCGTGACGGCTTTTTTGACAAGGGTCAAACAGATCAAGCAATTAGATATCCCTTTATATACGGTTATTACGGACTTCGTCTTACATCCTGCATATATAAGGCAAGAAATTGATTGCTATTTTACAGCATCGTCTCAGATTGAAGAATTTGCTATTTTGCATAATGTTCCTTCCCAGCTTTTTTATTCAACGGGTATTCCCATTTCAAACAATGACTGTTTACAGATATCAAAATGGAAGGCCCGCTATGATTTAGGACTTGCTCAGGATAAGAAGACATTGTTAATTGCAGGGGGCGGTAGTGGTTTAATAAATTATGTTCGTGTCATAAGGGCATTAGAACATTTACCACATCCCATTCAGATCGTATGTATGGTAGGACATAATCATAGAGCAAAGCAAAGTATTTTACGGCAGAACAGTAAACATACTGTAAAAATCATCGATTTTACAGATAAATTTTTATTATATTTAAAAGCAAGTGACGGCATACTCTCTAAAGCAGGAGGACTAACCATGGCGGAAGCTCTTGCTTGCGAAACACCAATTATTATTTATAATCCTATTCCAGGTCATGAGGAACAGAATGCAAATTATTTAATAAATGCAGGTGCTGCGGTAAAAGTAAATCGATGTATTCAATTACCCGGTGTACTGGAGAGAGTGTTGTATCAAAAATTTTATTATACGAAGATGCAATATCATGCACGCATGGTAAAGAAACCAAATGCGGCCAACCATATTGTTGAGAGAATTCTTATGTTGTTTGAACAACAAGAGAGTCGATGA
- a CDS encoding DUF421 domain-containing protein, with translation MDILSTAVELLIGFVALLIMTKLLGKTTLSQITPFDFISALILGELVGNAIYDKEVKLGSILFAIALWGGMIFLIELCTQKFRGTREFLEGKPSIIIRNGHLDRQELKKNKLDINQLQHLLRREKVFSIREVAYAILETDGTLSVIEKAKYVTPTITDLKMPQQPVYLPVTFISDGKVDWENLKHSGFNEEWLSKKLRHHHIDHYKDVFYFEWKKDEGVYLEKM, from the coding sequence ATGGACATACTTTCAACAGCAGTCGAGCTATTAATAGGTTTCGTTGCATTACTCATCATGACAAAACTGTTGGGTAAAACGACCCTCTCTCAAATAACTCCCTTTGATTTCATTTCGGCTCTCATTCTCGGTGAACTTGTTGGGAATGCCATTTATGATAAAGAGGTCAAACTAGGCTCAATTCTTTTTGCAATTGCATTATGGGGGGGCATGATTTTCTTAATTGAATTGTGTACACAAAAGTTCCGTGGAACAAGGGAGTTCCTTGAAGGAAAACCTTCCATTATCATTCGTAACGGTCATCTTGATAGACAAGAATTGAAAAAGAACAAACTCGATATTAATCAGTTACAACATTTACTACGGCGGGAAAAAGTGTTTTCAATAAGAGAAGTCGCCTATGCAATACTTGAAACAGACGGCACGTTAAGCGTTATAGAGAAAGCGAAATATGTAACACCGACAATTACGGATTTGAAAATGCCACAACAACCTGTTTACCTACCCGTTACATTTATCAGTGATGGAAAAGTGGATTGGGAAAACCTAAAACATTCAGGGTTTAATGAGGAGTGGTTGTCAAAAAAGCTCCGTCATCATCATATCGATCATTATAAAGATGTGTTTTATTTTGAATGGAAAAAAGACGAGGGCGTGTATCTTGAAAAAATGTAA
- a CDS encoding sigma-54 interaction domain-containing protein: MQKILKDVAKPFGHEPKNDALKLPETLPFIHLPSFHKDQGDIYTTNERNEVVGMIYKEELLGLVLDELKRLHSFQETLMRAMDDAVTIVDEASAVLAVNHRSEELYGLNNVEIKGKPLHHFFDEEALVLWSVMKDKQPVINQYNQPKPGLHVIVNTVPVFQGVECIGGISIERDITDVVKLNEELTTTTATLRDLKMDNETPFHKIIGNSKPIKRAIELAVKVAKTEANLLITGESGVGKELFAEGVHQASRRKEEPFVAINCGAIPAALFESELFGYVQGAFTGAVKGGKKGKLDAAKGGTLFLDEVGEMPLELQVKLLRVLQERVYYRVGDHKPIPLEVHLIAATNRDLEEMIRAGTFREDLYYRLHVISLYVPPLRERMEDLPELIQRFGHEFALRYEKPVPKFDPEVMYMLGNHRWEGNIRQLRNLVERVVILSNEADDMIRWYHLPESFQRQGKHVSSIPSESTDQRSEIKDALQKTYGNKSAAAKMLGISRATLYNKLKQYGL; encoded by the coding sequence ATGCAAAAGATATTAAAAGATGTTGCAAAGCCTTTTGGTCACGAACCAAAAAATGATGCGCTGAAATTGCCTGAAACGTTGCCGTTTATACACTTACCATCATTTCATAAAGATCAAGGAGATATTTATACAACCAATGAACGAAATGAAGTAGTTGGAATGATTTATAAGGAAGAACTATTGGGGCTCGTATTAGATGAATTAAAGCGGCTTCACTCTTTTCAAGAAACATTAATGAGAGCCATGGATGATGCTGTGACAATCGTTGATGAAGCCAGTGCAGTATTAGCTGTTAACCATCGTTCAGAAGAATTGTATGGCTTAAATAATGTTGAGATAAAAGGAAAGCCTTTACATCATTTCTTTGATGAAGAAGCGCTTGTACTTTGGTCCGTCATGAAAGATAAACAGCCAGTGATTAATCAGTACAATCAACCAAAGCCGGGTTTACATGTGATTGTAAATACAGTTCCTGTGTTCCAAGGGGTTGAATGCATTGGGGGGATTTCGATTGAACGAGATATTACTGATGTTGTTAAATTAAATGAAGAACTTACGACGACCACTGCGACACTTCGCGATCTGAAAATGGACAACGAAACCCCTTTTCATAAGATCATTGGGAATAGCAAGCCGATCAAACGGGCGATTGAGTTGGCAGTTAAAGTAGCAAAAACGGAAGCAAACTTGCTTATTACGGGCGAAAGTGGTGTTGGGAAAGAATTGTTTGCCGAAGGTGTACATCAAGCAAGTAGACGAAAAGAAGAACCTTTTGTTGCAATTAACTGTGGTGCAATCCCTGCGGCTTTGTTTGAAAGTGAGTTATTTGGTTATGTTCAAGGTGCGTTTACTGGTGCTGTAAAAGGTGGTAAAAAAGGAAAACTGGATGCTGCAAAAGGAGGAACGTTGTTTCTTGATGAAGTAGGGGAAATGCCACTTGAACTACAAGTAAAGCTTTTGCGTGTGTTGCAAGAACGAGTCTATTACCGAGTTGGAGATCATAAACCAATTCCACTTGAAGTTCATCTTATTGCAGCAACAAACCGTGATTTGGAAGAAATGATTCGAGCAGGAACATTTCGTGAAGACCTTTATTACAGATTACATGTTATATCACTTTATGTTCCTCCTTTACGTGAACGAATGGAAGATTTACCGGAGTTAATTCAACGCTTTGGACATGAATTCGCGCTAAGGTATGAAAAACCAGTGCCAAAGTTTGATCCAGAAGTGATGTATATGCTTGGGAATCATCGTTGGGAAGGGAACATACGGCAACTACGAAACCTAGTAGAACGAGTTGTCATTCTATCTAACGAAGCGGACGATATGATTCGTTGGTATCATTTACCTGAATCATTTCAACGCCAAGGAAAACATGTTTCATCAATTCCAAGCGAATCCACTGATCAACGTAGTGAAATTAAAGATGCATTACAAAAAACATATGGGAATAAGTCGGCAGCTGCAAAAATGCTCGGTATTTCTCGTGCAACTCTGTACAACAAGTTAAAACAATACGGTTTATAG
- a CDS encoding toprim domain-containing protein: MPSLRGKDRQGTIDMGNGRHFKGVDKHSEEHQGFHFDICNPDKLILFESPIDALSYYSVKQNSIQNARLMSMNGLKPATMSHVGKHMLDQGYKVKNVVLAVDNDKAGRAFVDQLKTRMRPNDALVKDEKAKDHFFQTDLSKTKDWNEDFKQMTKQGDQKEKAGKTKDKEPERER, translated from the coding sequence ATGCCAAGTTTACGGGGAAAGGATCGGCAAGGAACCATTGATATGGGCAATGGACGGCACTTTAAAGGGGTCGACAAACACAGCGAAGAGCACCAAGGCTTTCATTTTGATATTTGCAACCCGGATAAGCTCATTTTGTTTGAATCCCCTATCGATGCGTTAAGTTACTACAGCGTCAAACAAAATAGCATTCAAAATGCCCGTTTAATGAGTATGAACGGTTTGAAGCCTGCGACGATGAGTCACGTGGGTAAGCATATGCTTGATCAAGGGTACAAAGTCAAAAATGTGGTGTTGGCAGTCGACAACGATAAGGCAGGGCGTGCGTTTGTTGACCAATTAAAAACGAGGATGCGTCCAAATGATGCGCTGGTCAAAGACGAGAAAGCCAAAGATCACTTTTTTCAAACCGATTTGTCGAAGACAAAAGATTGGAATGAGGATTTTAAACAAATGACCAAGCAAGGCGACCAAAAAGAGAAAGCAGGGAAAACGAAGGACAAAGAGCCGGAAAGGGAAAGGTAA